Proteins encoded by one window of Pseudomonas coleopterorum:
- a CDS encoding carbamoyltransferase family protein: MALTILGLSGALSHDPSAALYIDGKLIAAAEEERFVRDKHAKNRMPYESAKFCLEQAGIKPSDVDVVAIPFAPISLFGKARWHYAKRYWYAPDRALDALLMGNRRYKRYRNKIVFCLEQLGFDAKKIKIEPVEHHLAHASSAYHCSGFQEKTAILGIDGKGEYATTFFGYGENGKIHKIKEFFDPDSLGGLYGAITEFLGFEMLDGEFKVMGMAPYGDASKYDFSRLASFENGELVINTDYANVIGLRRYKEKGKGFYFSSKLIEWLGPKREGDIADEPYIHYAASMQALFEKLALQMIDHYLGDVLKQTGKLAFAGGCALNVKLNQKIIARPDVKELFVQPASGDAGTAVGAAAYVSHARGVPVEKMEHVYLGPSYTNEDVIAACARHPNKPKGRMLGNMPKQIAQIMVDGNPVAWFQGRMEFGPRALGGRSIIGCPSVPGVADRINHQIKFRERWRPFCPSMLDTVAPQMIKIDHPAPFMTFTFEVAEEWKTRVPEVVHEDGTSRAQVLKREYNPRYYDMMKALEELTGNGVSLNTSLNRRGEPMICSPTDALNMFYGSDLQYLIMEDILVVKEGAKAYDTLD; the protein is encoded by the coding sequence TTGGCATTGACGATTCTTGGCCTGTCCGGCGCCCTTAGCCATGACCCTTCCGCGGCCCTGTACATCGACGGCAAGCTGATTGCCGCCGCCGAAGAAGAGCGCTTCGTGCGCGACAAACATGCAAAGAACCGCATGCCCTACGAATCGGCCAAGTTCTGCCTGGAACAAGCCGGCATCAAGCCGTCGGACGTCGACGTGGTGGCCATTCCGTTCGCGCCTATCAGCCTGTTCGGCAAGGCGCGCTGGCACTACGCCAAACGCTATTGGTACGCCCCGGACCGCGCCCTCGACGCGCTGCTGATGGGCAACCGCCGCTACAAGCGCTACCGCAACAAGATCGTCTTCTGCCTGGAGCAACTGGGCTTCGACGCGAAGAAGATCAAGATCGAGCCGGTCGAGCATCACCTGGCTCACGCCTCCAGCGCCTACCATTGCTCGGGCTTCCAGGAAAAAACCGCGATTCTGGGCATCGATGGCAAGGGTGAGTACGCCACCACCTTTTTCGGCTACGGCGAGAACGGCAAGATCCACAAGATCAAGGAGTTCTTCGACCCGGATTCGCTGGGCGGCCTGTACGGCGCGATCACCGAATTCCTCGGTTTCGAGATGCTCGACGGCGAGTTCAAGGTCATGGGCATGGCGCCCTATGGCGATGCCAGCAAGTACGATTTCTCGCGTCTGGCTTCGTTCGAGAACGGCGAGTTGGTGATCAACACCGACTACGCCAACGTCATCGGCCTGCGCCGCTATAAAGAGAAGGGCAAGGGCTTCTATTTCTCGTCCAAGCTGATCGAATGGCTGGGCCCGAAACGCGAAGGCGACATCGCCGACGAGCCGTACATCCACTACGCGGCGAGCATGCAGGCGCTGTTCGAGAAGCTCGCCTTGCAGATGATCGACCACTATCTGGGCGATGTGCTCAAGCAGACCGGCAAGCTGGCCTTCGCCGGCGGTTGTGCGCTGAACGTCAAGCTGAACCAGAAGATCATCGCCCGCCCGGACGTGAAAGAGCTGTTCGTGCAGCCCGCTTCCGGCGACGCCGGTACGGCGGTGGGTGCGGCGGCCTATGTGTCCCATGCCCGCGGTGTGCCCGTGGAGAAAATGGAACACGTGTACCTGGGCCCGTCCTACACCAACGAAGACGTGATCGCCGCCTGCGCGCGCCATCCGAACAAACCCAAGGGCCGCATGCTGGGCAACATGCCCAAGCAGATCGCCCAGATCATGGTCGACGGCAACCCGGTGGCCTGGTTCCAGGGGCGCATGGAGTTCGGCCCGCGGGCGTTGGGTGGTCGTTCGATCATCGGTTGCCCGAGCGTGCCGGGCGTGGCCGACCGCATCAACCATCAGATCAAGTTCCGCGAGCGCTGGAGGCCTTTCTGCCCGTCGATGCTCGACACCGTCGCGCCGCAGATGATCAAGATCGACCATCCGGCCCCGTTCATGACGTTCACCTTCGAGGTGGCCGAAGAATGGAAGACCCGAGTGCCGGAAGTGGTCCACGAAGACGGTACTTCACGCGCCCAGGTGCTCAAGCGCGAATATAACCCGCGCTACTACGACATGATGAAGGCCCTGGAAGAACTGACAGGCAACGGTGTGTCGCTCAATACCTCGCTCAACCGTCGTGGCGAGCCGATGATCTGCTCGCCGACCGATGCCTTGAACATGTTCTATGGTTCGGATCTGCAGTACCTGATCATGGAAGACATTCTGGTGGTCAAAGAGGGTGCCAAAGCCTATGACACGCTCGACTGA
- a CDS encoding DUF3077 domain-containing protein, with the protein MSDKPALFSVNAGVALEDALAHLGVLLECAQLTANELWDAPDRSLLGVTLHCIEHAQAVVASLRVPQD; encoded by the coding sequence TTGTCGGATAAGCCTGCGCTGTTCAGCGTGAATGCCGGTGTTGCGCTGGAGGATGCACTGGCGCACCTTGGGGTGTTGCTGGAGTGCGCTCAGTTGACGGCGAACGAGTTGTGGGATGCGCCGGATCGGAGTTTGCTGGGCGTGACGTTGCATTGCATCGAGCATGCGCAGGCGGTGGTGGCTTCGTTGCGGGTGCCGCAGGATTGA